From the genome of Amyelois transitella isolate CPQ chromosome 14, ilAmyTran1.1, whole genome shotgun sequence:
ATCAGAATTCAAATGAAACTCAAAAAATACCGAAGAATAACGCATCAGAATTCaaatgaaaatcaaaaaataccTAAGAATAACGATCTGACGTAAGTTTCGGGCCAATAATGTCACGGATGTAGTAGTAttattagtacctacctattttcaTTACAGATTTTTCTCAATAAGAACATGAAAACGAATTTTCTAAGTGGCAAATTACCTTTCCAATCTTTGCAACATCATGGAAACGATTGATTGATTACAATCAATGACAATTCAAAGGCATAATTTAGAGATTGGATACCGGCTATGAATGTGTAATGTGGATCCTAGGTACTCACTCGTGACAGCGTCATCGCTTCCTGATCCCATGTTTATGTTCTGAATAAAATCCACACAACGAGGCGGCAATATTGGAAACCGTGAGTCACAACAGAGCTTCAATCAACCACATAAGAAAAATTGCCACAGTTTGTAAAAACGTGGAACGCCGAGCCAATAACGACGTGAGCGCAGGGCCGAGGAATCTTTGCTTGTGCCGAGCAACGCGGCGCCGCGGTGTGGTTGCACTGTTTCTAAAATTAGCAATGGTGCCGACGCCGACGACCATTCTGATTCCTGTAGGTCGGACGGAATGCCACCATGATAAGAAATATGAGGAAATGCCtaaagctaataaactagTGCTATTTTGTACAGTTGTTGGTaaagtacataaatatggttaATTGTACATCTTTGCGCTCTCAACGAAACAATGTTTTAGGCCAATTAGCTAGAGGTTCTTCTAAAAATCTAAGATTCAAGATTTAGAAACAgtaatgttaatattaaaacgtATATAAGATTACATTGTTTGTTTGGTGAAAACTGAACCATTTCGCACGAGATAACCATTGCATTCTTATCACATGAGATAACGTGACGGGTTTTAGATTACCTACTTAGCCTGTATAAAACGTCATAATAACAAACAGGTTAGGTCATATACAAACCAAGAAAATTTGCACCGATGACTCATCAGGCAGTTTGTTCATGGAAATTCATCGATTGCCTAAGTAGactaacacaaataaatataacatgatTTTATACTGCCgtgataggaccactccatctctttcccatggatgtcgtaaaaggcgactaagggataggtttacaaacttgagattctttttttaggcgataggctagcaacttgtcactattcgaatctcaagtctatcttaaagccaaatagctgaacgtggcctatcagtccgctcaggactgttagctctgtctaccccgcaagggatatagacgtgattatatgtatgtatgtatgattttataCGTTTGATTTATCCACAGATATCGTTGATTCTTTGAGTTTGAATTTACTTCGCCACCTAAGAACCTATGTAAGAAGAAGCAATGTTATTTTAGGACCATTATTGCCATTTGATTCAGTAATCTGTGGGTTCAGTTAATATTCATATATTATATCTCTTCAAAACGAACACTTTTACGTATTATActatacatacctaccaaCCTACTTTGGTTCAGAAATAGGTGGCAGTGAATTCAACCGcgtaagtatttatgtatgcgGAAAAAATTGTGCATAAGGCAGATTGTAAATCTGCCTTATGGGTTATGGCCTCAGGAACGGTTTGAAATAAGATTCCGTGCCGTGACCGAAAAATCGGGAGATagagtttgtttttgttgaacTGTTTGATAAAAGAATGtttaacacaataaaaataggaaAAGCGCACAATAAGGTTCGTATTTTCTGTGCTCTGCAttgcattaatttaattgttctAGCTCTGTTGTTCTGTTTCCGGGTGAGTCACATATGGATCGTAGTTCTTTCCTTTCTCCCAAATGCAGCTTCGCGACGATGACGTGGGTTTCAGTGGGTGCCGTTACCTTGTCCCGGCGATGCGGTCAACGATCTAGCCGATACCGTTTCGCAACCTTTTGTTCCTAAAGTAAATTTATGATGGAAAGTCGGTGATGCACGCAGGGTAGCTGTTTAATTTGACTTATTATTTGCTTTATTAGATTGCGATTCTTACATTGacgatatatttattattagacgAGGTTAtaccaaattattaaaattcatcgTATGCTTATGTATAGAATTGATTCTTCACGGTCTGCAGCATTTGAATTGCCTTGGAAGTAGCACCAATTTTTGGACTCTTTAAgcacaaaaaacaaagcagCCGCTACGCCACATCGACTTGCCGCGCACTTCGTAGATGACGAAATCAcccagaaaaaaatatgagcaAGAAATATGGATTGATATCATGATCTTATGACACATAATCGACCATTTAAGAAAGTTTATTATGCTGGaattatagatataataattttaggaTAAGCTTAAAGAGAACTAGAAAAATGCGCAAGTACTTTGTAGGTAACTACAAACTACCTATAACTTTGATTATTCACAATAGCTAAGTAGCAAATCAGATAGTTTCTTCCTTCAAAAAGGTGAGGACGTAACCGGGCATAAATGGCTAATTAGAAcgaattaagtacctacatatatatgttacaTCACCTTCGTcatgataaattaaattattacaaaggTCATTATGTACTAACGAAACTTACCAAGTCCCATCTGACAGAAGATTACTTCTGCTTCGATGACGTGCGCGACAGGAACGCGGGCGGGCTCGTTCGGAACGGAGGCTGGTTGAGAAGCTGGGTCCATCTTCACAGGTGCGGGAGCAGGAGCAGGTTTTGGAGTCTCTTGGACTTGGACCGCAGGCTTAGGCTCGGGATGAATCTGCACCGGTGGTTCCGGCAGAGGCTTCACAATTGGCGCGGGTGCAGGAGTAGAAACAGGTGCAGGAGTAGGTGGAGGTGCAGAAGTAGGCGCGAGTACAGGAGTAGGATCAAACGCCACAATAGTTGGCTCAGGTGTGGGTTCTTTAGGTTTAGGCAGTGGCGGCTCGGGACGATGCAGTGGCGATTCGCCCGCTGTATCGGCGTCGGATTCACTGTCGGTGAATTTGTCTGCAAGTTGGTCAGCTAGTTTATCCGCCGCAGAAGGAGCGCGAGGCATGTCCACAAATGGATCGTCACGTTCCATGTCAATGAAATTCTGACTAGCAATGCGCGGTTGGTGGAGAGGCGATTCGTTGGCATCCTGCTTGCTCTCGCGGTCTAAATGCTCAAAGTCGTCCGTTGAATCCTGGTCGCGCTTCAGAGTTTGTTCGGGGTGCGATGCACCTGCAGGCACAGGCACAGTGTCTCCGCCCGCGAGGCCACCAAGAAGCGAATCGGCGCTTTCCATAATTGACACGTTTTTAAGAATGAGAGTACGAGAAACAAATTTAGTCCCAACCGGTCCAGGAGATCAATAGGGTGCGGTAACAGCGTAAGTGCAAGTTAGGGTGTGAGGGCGCAGAGGGCGGGTCTTATCGTAACTCTACACTGTATCAGACTGATGTTCGAACCCGTGCCGCTGCACGACGTCACTCAGCACGAGAAACGGTATTACTCATAGTCGACCCTCCGAGTGGCCGCACAATGCAATGCAGTACTGCGGGGGCGCGGTAAGCCTTCCGCCGGTATTTGAAATTTAGAAAACTAATAACTTGTCCAAAGTAAGATATAGGTTGTAATAAGGAAGCAGATCTCTACTAAGAAGATGAGAATGACAAatctttttcaaaactgttcgAATGAAATTAAACAGAAACCGTAGAGTGACcgtaaaaatatgacaaaattatattgactTTCTGAAATACGTAGACTGTGCTGTTTTACCGACAACCAGAGTTACCAActctcaaaaatatatatcccTAAACCTAAGTCAAAACCTCCTAAAATTGCctcaattatttgaaaatccccctaaaacttgttaaaaaaaaataatatataaataaatgtagtaatattaaattttatctatctttatttattaattatctcATACGTTATGAATTATATCAATTGTTTCTAAGAAAaatcgtatttataattttttaatctatactaatattataaagctgaagagtttgtttgtttgaacgcgttaatctcaggaactactggttcaaattgaaaaattatttttgtgttgaatagaccatttatcgaggaaggttttagactatataacatcacgctgctactattaggagcgaagaaattatggaaaatgtgaaaaagcggggaaaattattaattcttgagggcttcaatgatgcccaaaataactattccacacggaggaagtcgcgggcacagctagtcagcTATATTGACATTACATGaacttaacatttttgaaGATGGATTAAATGTAGAGCATGATCCACCATTCCGTTAGGAAGCGATACTAGTCATTAGAGAGtggttaaatattattacactAGATATCATTCAGTCCGAAGTCATTcgttggtaaaaaaaaatatttaaatgattattatttgattgaatagtttataaccctaaaaaaatcccatcCCACTTGTTTACCCCTAAATTTTGCGGGAAAACCCCTAAGTTGGAAACTGTGCCGACAACAACCACCAACAAGGGGACGGGTCGTTTCGATGTGACAGGACAGGTGTCAGCTGTGATGACAGGACAGCTGATTtacgtcatattttttttattgaagtagGTTTCGCTCTCGTTAACCAAGAGACCATGCCAACGAGAATTTTGTTATACGTTCACTGGCCTGTctgagaaaaaataatttgatttttctaTTACGTAAATGGCAAAGTAAAAGCTCTGATGAACTATCCTATGTAAGTGCCCTATGCATGTACTTTTCCTgcatacctaaataaacaaacccgGATACAAAAATGGCAGACTAGAGATGTTCACTTGTTCATTTActcgataatattttatcgatgGATGAGTGAGATACGATTATTAGCTGCAATATTAggtgtaaatttaataaaaaaataataaaactgatcGCTTGGAATTCAGATAATAATGAGGTGAATAATTG
Proteins encoded in this window:
- the LOC106132386 gene encoding reticulon-1 isoform X1, translating into MESADSLLGGLAGGDTVPVPAGASHPEQTLKRDQDSTDDFEHLDRESKQDANESPLHQPRIASQNFIDMERDDPFVDMPRAPSAADKLADQLADKFTDSESDADTAGESPLHRPEPPLPKPKEPTPEPTIVAFDPTPVLAPTSAPPPTPAPVSTPAPAPIVKPLPEPPVQIHPEPKPAVQVQETPKPAPAPAPVKMDPASQPASVPNEPARVPVAHVIEAEVIFCQMGLDAWFDPQRLHPEVESLIYWRNAARSGAALGAGLVLLIALACCSVVSVLAYASLLALSAAVSFRIYKNVLQAVQKTNEGHPFKWLLEKDISVPAERAQSLAAAATAHLNAGASELRRLFLVEDLVDSLKFGVLLWCLTYVGACFNGITLIILGWIALFTLPKAYEMNKQQVDANLELARAKINEISAKVRAAVPLGRKSESEKDK
- the LOC106132386 gene encoding reticulon-3 isoform X2, which produces MESADSLLGGLAGGDTVPVPAGASHPEQTLKRDQDSTDDFEHLDRESKQDANESPLHQPRIASQNFIDMERDDPFVDMPRAPSAADKLADQLADKFTDSESDADTAGESPLHRPEPPLPKPKEPTPEPTIVAFDPTPVLAPTSAPPPTPAPVSTPAPAPIVKPLPEPPVQIHPEPKPAVQVQETPKPAPAPAPVKMDPASQPASVPNEPARVPVAHVIEAEVIFCQMGLVESLIYWRNAARSGAALGAGLVLLIALACCSVVSVLAYASLLALSAAVSFRIYKNVLQAVQKTNEGHPFKWLLEKDISVPAERAQSLAAAATAHLNAGASELRRLFLVEDLVDSLKFGVLLWCLTYVGACFNGITLIILGWIALFTLPKAYEMNKQQVDANLELARAKINEISAKVRAAVPLGRKSESEKDK